A stretch of Amycolatopsis balhimycina FH 1894 DNA encodes these proteins:
- a CDS encoding Maf family protein has product MQFVLASQSPARLALLRSAGLDPAVFVSGVDEDAVAAALTDPSPPELVAALAAAKAEAVLDKVAATHPDAVVVACDSMLNIGGQMVGKPGSPDIARRRWAAMAGTSGELLTGHAVVRLDGGTRAKEASGWESTTVRFGTPSAAEIDAYVASGEPLHVAGGFTIDGLGGWFVEGLDGGHTSVIGISLPLTRRLLAEVGVSVVDLWRPPAS; this is encoded by the coding sequence GTGCAGTTCGTCCTCGCCTCCCAGTCCCCCGCCCGGCTCGCCCTCCTGCGCTCCGCGGGCCTCGATCCCGCCGTGTTCGTCTCCGGCGTCGACGAGGACGCCGTCGCCGCCGCCCTGACCGATCCGTCGCCGCCGGAGCTGGTCGCCGCCCTCGCCGCGGCCAAGGCCGAGGCGGTCCTCGACAAGGTCGCCGCGACCCATCCGGACGCCGTCGTCGTCGCCTGCGACTCGATGCTGAACATCGGCGGGCAGATGGTCGGCAAGCCGGGCTCGCCGGACATCGCGCGCCGCCGCTGGGCCGCGATGGCGGGGACATCCGGTGAACTCCTCACCGGGCACGCGGTCGTCCGGCTCGACGGCGGGACGCGCGCGAAGGAGGCGTCCGGCTGGGAATCGACCACCGTCCGGTTCGGCACGCCGAGCGCGGCCGAGATCGACGCCTACGTCGCCAGCGGGGAGCCGCTCCACGTCGCCGGTGGCTTCACGATCGACGGCCTGGGCGGCTGGTTCGTCGAAGGACTAGACGGCGGCCACACGAGCGTCATCGGCATCAGCCTGCCGCTGACGCGCCGGCTGCTGGCCGAGGTCGGCGTCAGCGTCGTCGATCTCTGGCGGCCTCCCGCATCCTGA
- a CDS encoding glycoside hydrolase family 3 protein, with protein sequence MLLLRTTRSLRTTVLAGLLLAGTALLPMASASATPLYKNPQATVSDRVEDLMARMTLDDKIGQMTEGERGAATPAQSAAARLGSILSGGGSTPAPNTPAGWADMIDAYQRAATSTGLGIPIVYGSDTVHGHNNAYGATVFPHNIGLGAANDPALVRQIGAVTADEAAATGVKWGFAPCLCVARDDRWGRTYESFGEIPANAVANSVVIEGLQGSSLGASTSIMATAKHFIGDGGTTGGVDQGNTQIGLDELRTIHLPPFQAAVDHGVGSVMISYNSWNGVKDHGNKFLITDLLKGELHFSGYVISDWNGIDQIDGQSGFTPAEVSQAVNAGIDMVMVPNDYLKFISTLKAEVLNGHVPMARIDDANRRILTKKFELGLFEHPYTDRSLQKDFGSAAHHALARQAARESQVLLKNDGVLPLAKTDNKIFVAGKNANDLGNQAGGWTLTWQGRSGERVIPGTTILDGIKAGAGKGTGVTYDRAGNGIGAGYKVAVAVVGETPYAEGQGDRPNGLGLDAEDLALIGKLKAARVPLVVVTVSGRPLDIAAQLPSFNGLVAAWLPGSEGAGVADVLYGDYNPAGKLSFTWPTSSSQEPINAGDGKQGLFPYGYGLSYRRR encoded by the coding sequence ATGCTGCTCCTCCGCACCACGAGATCATTGCGAACCACTGTCCTGGCAGGCCTGCTCCTAGCGGGCACGGCTCTCTTGCCGATGGCGTCCGCGTCCGCGACGCCGCTCTACAAGAACCCCCAGGCCACAGTGTCCGACCGCGTCGAGGACCTGATGGCGCGGATGACGCTCGACGACAAGATCGGGCAGATGACCGAGGGCGAGCGCGGGGCCGCGACGCCCGCCCAGTCCGCCGCCGCCCGGCTCGGCTCCATCCTCTCCGGCGGCGGTTCCACGCCGGCGCCGAACACGCCGGCCGGGTGGGCGGACATGATCGACGCCTACCAGCGCGCGGCGACGTCGACCGGCCTCGGCATCCCGATCGTCTACGGCTCCGACACCGTGCACGGCCACAACAACGCCTACGGCGCCACGGTCTTCCCGCACAACATCGGCCTGGGGGCCGCCAACGACCCGGCGCTGGTCCGGCAGATCGGCGCCGTCACCGCCGACGAGGCCGCCGCCACCGGCGTCAAGTGGGGCTTCGCGCCCTGCCTGTGCGTCGCCCGCGACGACCGCTGGGGCCGCACGTACGAGTCCTTCGGCGAGATCCCCGCCAACGCCGTCGCGAACTCCGTGGTCATCGAGGGCCTGCAGGGCAGCTCGCTCGGCGCTTCGACGTCGATCATGGCCACGGCCAAGCACTTCATCGGCGACGGCGGCACCACCGGCGGCGTCGACCAGGGCAACACCCAGATCGGCCTCGACGAGCTGCGGACGATCCACCTGCCGCCGTTCCAGGCCGCGGTCGACCACGGCGTCGGCTCGGTGATGATCAGCTACAACAGCTGGAACGGCGTCAAGGACCACGGCAACAAGTTCCTGATCACCGACCTGCTCAAGGGCGAGCTGCACTTCTCCGGGTACGTGATCTCGGACTGGAACGGCATCGACCAGATCGACGGGCAGTCCGGCTTCACCCCGGCCGAGGTCAGCCAGGCCGTCAACGCCGGCATCGACATGGTCATGGTCCCGAACGACTACCTGAAGTTCATCAGCACGCTGAAGGCGGAAGTCCTCAACGGACACGTCCCGATGGCGCGCATCGACGACGCCAACCGGCGGATCCTCACGAAGAAGTTCGAGCTCGGCCTGTTCGAGCACCCGTACACCGATCGCTCGCTGCAGAAGGACTTCGGCAGCGCGGCGCACCACGCGCTGGCGCGGCAGGCGGCGCGCGAGTCGCAGGTGCTGCTGAAGAACGACGGCGTGCTGCCGCTGGCCAAGACCGACAACAAGATCTTCGTGGCCGGGAAGAACGCGAACGACCTGGGCAACCAGGCGGGCGGCTGGACGCTCACCTGGCAGGGCCGGAGCGGCGAGCGGGTCATCCCTGGCACGACGATCCTCGACGGCATCAAAGCGGGTGCCGGGAAGGGTACGGGAGTGACGTATGACCGTGCGGGTAACGGAATCGGCGCCGGCTACAAGGTCGCGGTCGCCGTGGTGGGCGAAACGCCGTACGCCGAAGGGCAGGGAGACCGGCCGAACGGACTCGGCCTCGACGCCGAAGACCTCGCCCTCATCGGCAAGCTGAAGGCCGCGCGGGTGCCCCTGGTCGTCGTGACCGTCTCGGGACGGCCGCTGGACATCGCCGCGCAGCTGCCTTCGTTCAACGGCTTGGTGGCCGCCTGGCTGCCGGGGTCGGAAGGCGCCGGCGTCGCGGACGTGCTGTACGGCGACTACAACCCGGCCGGGAAGCTGAGCTTCACCTGGCCGACGAGCTCGTCGCAGGAACCGATCAACGCCGGTGACGGGAAGCAGGGCCTGTTCCCGTACGGGTACGGCTTGTCCTACCGCCGCCGCTAG
- a CDS encoding DHA2 family efflux MFS transporter permease subunit, which translates to MNARQANPWAALGALCLGFFMILLDTTIVSIAIPTMLRELGAGLNSIVWVISVYLLTYAVPMLFTSRLGDRFGPKRVFLAGLVVFTGASLWCGLSGNVEMLIAARAVQGLGAALMTPQTLAFITHLFPPSKRGPAMGMWGGVAGLATIAGPLLGGVLVDHFGWEWIFFVNVPIGVVAIVLTLLLVPDWQPKHAHAFDLLGILLSSAALLCIVFGVQNGQQYDWGTVFGGVTVFEIIGAGVVLMVAFVLWQRVNKREPLLPLQVFSNRNFSAGTLTAATVGFAMTGMFLPLVIYIQSVLGLTPTTAGLLTAPMSLLAGIVAPFVGNLSDKMNGKYLVMFGLTALAAGLGIVALQATPDSSPWSFVPALLLCGLGIGCIFSPMSNMTMGSVEPRLAGTASGIFNTARQVGGVLGSAAIGVLLQARISASIADEATKAATQLPEQYRAPFAEGIAHAAAGAGEFGSAGGPSPMPGLPAEIAAQAGKLATQAVHSGLTDAARVTMLLPMVVLLLGVVSAAVMRKVEPRWSTPAAAPETAAA; encoded by the coding sequence ATGAACGCAAGACAAGCTAACCCGTGGGCCGCGCTCGGCGCGCTGTGCCTGGGTTTCTTCATGATCCTGCTCGACACGACGATCGTTTCGATCGCGATCCCGACCATGCTGCGCGAACTGGGCGCCGGGCTGAACTCGATCGTCTGGGTGATCAGCGTCTACCTGCTGACCTACGCCGTGCCGATGCTGTTCACCAGCCGGCTCGGCGACCGCTTCGGCCCGAAGCGCGTCTTCCTCGCCGGGCTCGTCGTGTTCACCGGCGCGTCGCTGTGGTGCGGCCTGTCCGGCAACGTCGAAATGCTCATCGCCGCGCGGGCCGTGCAGGGGCTCGGCGCCGCGCTGATGACGCCGCAGACGCTCGCGTTCATCACGCACCTGTTCCCGCCGTCGAAGCGCGGCCCGGCGATGGGCATGTGGGGCGGCGTCGCGGGGCTGGCGACGATCGCGGGCCCGCTGCTCGGCGGCGTGCTGGTGGACCACTTCGGCTGGGAGTGGATCTTCTTCGTCAACGTGCCGATCGGCGTGGTCGCCATCGTGCTCACGCTGCTGCTGGTGCCGGACTGGCAGCCGAAGCACGCGCACGCGTTCGACCTGCTGGGCATCCTGCTCTCGAGCGCGGCGCTGCTGTGCATCGTGTTCGGCGTCCAGAACGGCCAGCAGTACGACTGGGGCACGGTCTTCGGCGGCGTCACGGTGTTCGAGATCATCGGTGCCGGCGTGGTGCTGATGGTCGCGTTCGTCTTGTGGCAGCGGGTCAACAAGCGTGAGCCGCTGCTGCCGCTGCAGGTGTTCTCGAACCGGAACTTCTCGGCCGGGACGCTCACCGCGGCCACCGTCGGCTTCGCGATGACCGGCATGTTCCTGCCGCTGGTCATCTACATCCAGTCCGTGCTCGGCCTGACCCCGACGACGGCGGGCCTGCTGACCGCGCCGATGTCGCTGCTGGCCGGGATCGTGGCGCCGTTCGTCGGGAACCTGTCGGACAAGATGAACGGCAAGTACCTGGTGATGTTCGGCCTCACCGCGCTCGCCGCCGGGCTGGGAATCGTCGCGCTGCAGGCGACGCCGGACAGCAGCCCGTGGAGCTTCGTCCCGGCGCTGCTGTTGTGCGGGCTCGGCATCGGCTGCATCTTCTCCCCGATGAGCAACATGACGATGGGGTCGGTCGAGCCGCGGCTGGCCGGGACCGCGTCCGGCATCTTCAACACCGCGCGCCAGGTCGGCGGCGTGCTGGGCAGCGCGGCGATCGGCGTGCTGCTGCAGGCGCGGATCAGCGCGTCCATCGCCGACGAAGCGACGAAGGCGGCGACGCAGCTGCCGGAGCAGTACCGGGCACCGTTCGCCGAAGGGATCGCTCACGCCGCGGCGGGCGCGGGCGAGTTCGGTTCGGCGGGCGGTCCGTCGCCGATGCCCGGCCTGCCCGCGGAGATCGCCGCCCAGGCGGGGAAGCTGGCGACCCAGGCAGTCCACAGTGGACTGACCGACGCGGCCCGCGTGACGATGCTGCTGCCGATGGTCGTGCTCCTGCTCGGCGTGGTTTCGGCGGCGGTGATGCGGAAGGTCGAGCCGCGCTGGAGCACGCCGGCCGCGGCACCCGAGACGGCCGCGGCCTGA
- a CDS encoding PadR family transcriptional regulator, whose product MASAKLTPLGIAVLELLHEKPMHPYEMAQLMRERYVDTRVNVKAGSLYHTVERLHRSGFVEVVDTQRDGRRPERTVYGMTQSGLDEFNQRGRELLGDVIKEYPAFLSGLAVIDELGREASLLELEHRVTRLRAGVAADQAVLDHLAGDGTPEIYWLDWRYQCDHRKFELEWTERLLEDLQSGRIPFHDSDKETHLTLITKEDDDERKTS is encoded by the coding sequence ATGGCCTCGGCCAAGCTGACGCCGCTCGGGATCGCCGTGCTGGAGCTGCTCCACGAGAAGCCCATGCACCCGTACGAGATGGCCCAGCTCATGCGCGAGCGGTACGTCGACACGCGGGTCAACGTCAAGGCGGGCTCGCTGTACCACACCGTGGAGCGCCTGCACCGCAGCGGCTTCGTCGAGGTTGTCGACACCCAGCGTGACGGCAGGCGGCCGGAACGGACCGTCTACGGCATGACGCAGAGCGGGCTGGACGAGTTCAACCAGCGCGGCCGCGAACTGCTGGGGGACGTCATCAAGGAATACCCCGCGTTCCTGTCCGGGCTCGCCGTCATCGACGAGCTGGGCCGGGAGGCATCCCTGCTCGAACTCGAACACCGGGTCACGCGGCTGCGGGCCGGCGTCGCTGCCGACCAGGCCGTCCTGGACCACCTCGCCGGGGACGGGACGCCGGAGATCTACTGGCTGGACTGGCGTTACCAGTGCGACCACCGGAAGTTCGAGCTGGAGTGGACCGAGCGGCTCCTCGAAGACCTGCAGTCCGGGCGGATCCCGTTCCACGACAGCGACAAAGAAACGCACCTCACGCTCATCACCAAGGAAGACGACGATGAACGCAAGACAAGCTAA
- a CDS encoding TROVE domain-containing protein gives MSKFNTARAPAATSPVRGEATPSTVTHQGGAGYARDARSELFLLAVTTMAGEHTYYETADTRDTRYAGLVRKSTLEDPQWTARFLRWLRTDANLRTAALVGAAEFAKARRDAGLDGLSRQVVASVLQRADEPGELLAYWTSVHGRAVPKPVKRGIADAVEKLYDERSFVKWDSASRAFRFADVLELTHPGHRDAGQAGLFRHILDERHDRGNAIPAGLETLRARAELLSWDAGRRRELFARPGAADVLRAAGMTWESVAGWLQGPLDARVWEALIPSMGYMALLRNLRNFDEAGVSDEVAQRVAGRLADPAQIAKSRQLPMRFLSAYRAAPSLRWAWALEQAVSHALANVPVPAGRTLVLVDTSASMNMGFSKDGTLMRWDAAAVFGLALGRRCADADIVSFSDSFLGGARTKVFKLRPGGSLLSDVERWKSGGFFLGGGTNTAGALKKHFAKHDRVVILTDEQAGWGDVGQALPAHVPLYTWNLAGYRYGHAPSGSAHRHTFGGLTDQAFRMIPLLERGIHADWPF, from the coding sequence ATGAGCAAGTTCAACACCGCACGAGCACCCGCCGCGACCTCGCCGGTCCGCGGCGAGGCCACGCCGTCCACGGTCACCCACCAGGGCGGCGCCGGCTACGCGCGCGACGCCCGGTCGGAGCTCTTCCTGCTCGCCGTGACCACCATGGCCGGCGAGCACACCTACTACGAGACCGCGGACACCCGCGACACCCGTTACGCCGGGCTCGTCCGGAAGTCCACCCTCGAGGATCCACAGTGGACTGCGCGGTTCCTGCGCTGGCTGCGCACCGACGCGAACCTGCGCACGGCGGCGCTCGTCGGCGCGGCCGAGTTCGCCAAGGCGCGGCGGGACGCGGGCCTCGACGGGCTGAGCCGTCAGGTCGTCGCGAGTGTCCTGCAGCGGGCCGACGAGCCCGGTGAGCTGCTCGCGTACTGGACGTCCGTGCACGGCCGGGCCGTGCCGAAGCCGGTCAAGCGCGGCATCGCCGACGCGGTGGAGAAGCTCTACGACGAGCGGTCCTTCGTCAAGTGGGACTCCGCCTCGCGGGCGTTCCGGTTCGCCGACGTCCTGGAGCTGACCCACCCGGGCCACCGCGACGCCGGGCAGGCCGGGCTGTTCCGGCACATCCTGGACGAGCGGCACGACCGCGGCAACGCGATCCCGGCCGGCCTGGAGACCCTCCGGGCCCGGGCCGAGCTGCTGTCGTGGGACGCCGGCCGCCGCCGTGAGCTGTTCGCCCGTCCCGGCGCGGCGGACGTCCTGCGCGCGGCGGGGATGACCTGGGAGTCGGTCGCCGGCTGGCTGCAGGGTCCCCTGGACGCCCGCGTCTGGGAGGCGCTGATCCCGTCGATGGGCTACATGGCTCTCTTGCGGAACCTCCGCAACTTCGACGAGGCCGGCGTCTCGGACGAGGTCGCGCAGCGGGTGGCCGGGCGGCTCGCCGATCCCGCGCAGATCGCGAAGTCGCGGCAGCTGCCGATGCGGTTCCTGTCGGCCTACCGCGCGGCGCCTTCGCTGCGCTGGGCGTGGGCGCTGGAGCAGGCGGTCTCGCACGCGCTGGCCAACGTGCCCGTGCCGGCCGGCCGCACGCTCGTCCTCGTCGACACGTCGGCGTCGATGAACATGGGCTTCAGCAAGGACGGCACCCTGATGCGCTGGGACGCGGCCGCGGTGTTCGGCCTGGCACTGGGCCGGCGCTGCGCGGACGCCGACATCGTGTCGTTCTCGGACAGCTTCCTGGGCGGCGCGCGGACCAAGGTGTTCAAGCTGCGCCCGGGCGGCTCGCTGCTGAGCGACGTCGAGCGCTGGAAGTCCGGCGGGTTCTTCCTCGGCGGCGGCACCAACACCGCCGGCGCGTTGAAGAAGCACTTCGCGAAGCACGACCGCGTCGTCATCCTCACCGACGAGCAGGCCGGGTGGGGCGACGTCGGGCAGGCGCTGCCCGCGCACGTCCCGCTGTACACGTGGAACCTCGCGGGCTACCGGTACGGCCACGCGCCGTCCGGGAGCGCGCACCGGCACACGTTCGGCGGCCTGACCGACCAGGCGTTCCGGATGATCCCGCTGCTCGAACGCGGTATCCACGCCGACTGGCCCTTCTGA
- a CDS encoding LLM class flavin-dependent oxidoreductase produces MAHFGIGVSTAVAAVPDTLRLAVQADRGGLDLITVSDHPYYADRLDAYAELGVLLGRTERVSGLVSVTNLPTRPASMLARTVTSLSALTGGRIVLGMGVGGLWDDIARLGFTKLTPGQAVRAFEEGIRLVKMLGGGGEPVTFDGEFYQVTALEQAAAPMPPVWTGSVGPKSLAVTGRVADGWMPGRAADWLSERYRTSRPVIDKAAVDAGRDPAAIATVYNFPGRITAEPLRNTRDDDGRWIGGSPAQWIEELTGAVLEHGAAGFVLFGPGGTTPDEDATARWAGEIVPAIREAIAK; encoded by the coding sequence ATGGCGCACTTCGGTATCGGTGTCTCGACGGCGGTGGCCGCCGTGCCGGACACCCTGCGGCTGGCCGTCCAGGCCGACCGCGGCGGGCTCGACCTGATCACGGTGTCCGACCACCCCTACTACGCCGACCGCCTCGACGCGTACGCCGAGCTCGGCGTCCTGCTCGGCCGGACCGAACGGGTGTCCGGCCTGGTCAGCGTGACGAACCTGCCGACGCGGCCCGCGTCGATGCTGGCCCGCACCGTCACGTCGCTGTCCGCGCTGACCGGCGGCCGGATCGTGCTCGGCATGGGCGTCGGCGGGCTCTGGGACGACATCGCGCGGCTCGGCTTCACCAAGCTCACCCCGGGCCAGGCCGTCCGTGCCTTCGAGGAAGGGATCCGGCTGGTGAAGATGCTGGGCGGGGGTGGCGAGCCGGTGACCTTCGACGGCGAGTTCTACCAGGTCACCGCCCTCGAGCAGGCCGCGGCGCCGATGCCGCCGGTGTGGACCGGTTCGGTCGGGCCGAAGTCCCTCGCCGTCACCGGCCGCGTCGCCGACGGCTGGATGCCCGGCCGCGCCGCCGACTGGCTCAGCGAGCGCTACCGCACGTCCCGCCCGGTCATCGACAAGGCCGCGGTGGACGCCGGACGCGACCCCGCGGCCATCGCCACCGTCTACAACTTCCCGGGCCGCATCACGGCGGAGCCGCTGCGCAACACCCGCGACGACGACGGACGCTGGATCGGCGGCTCGCCGGCCCAGTGGATCGAGGAGCTGACCGGCGCGGTGCTGGAGCACGGCGCCGCCGGGTTCGTGCTCTTCGGGCCCGGTGGCACCACACCCGACGAGGACGCGACCGCGCGCTGGGCCGGGGAGATCGTGCCCGCCATCCGGGAAGCGATCGCGAAGTAG
- a CDS encoding MarR family winged helix-turn-helix transcriptional regulator has product MGKSGADLGVVAGLVRASFLVNAVYAESAREYGLTVQQGQLLCVLMGRPYGMGDLGATLGLEKSSLTGLADRAVRRGLVRREPDPDDRRAVQVVLTEEGRELAEDFYAATCRRVDELAAVLSTQDRDRLATLLGTIVRENEAPTVFLDVLQP; this is encoded by the coding sequence ATGGGGAAGAGCGGGGCGGACCTCGGTGTGGTGGCCGGGCTCGTGCGCGCGTCGTTCCTGGTGAACGCCGTCTACGCCGAGTCCGCCCGCGAGTACGGGCTCACCGTGCAGCAGGGGCAGCTGCTGTGCGTGCTGATGGGCCGGCCGTACGGCATGGGCGACCTGGGTGCGACGCTCGGTCTCGAAAAGTCGAGCCTGACCGGCCTGGCCGACCGCGCGGTCCGGCGCGGGCTGGTCCGCCGCGAGCCCGACCCGGACGACCGCCGCGCCGTGCAAGTCGTGCTGACGGAGGAAGGCCGCGAACTGGCGGAGGACTTCTACGCGGCGACATGCCGGCGCGTCGACGAGTTGGCCGCGGTACTGAGCACTCAGGACCGCGACCGGCTCGCGACGCTACTGGGCACGATCGTGCGGGAGAACGAAGCCCCGACGGTCTTCCTCGACGTCCTTCAGCCCTGA
- a CDS encoding acyl-CoA carboxylase subunit epsilon, producing MSEESRPLLRVVRGNPSDAELAALTAVVAAASAAKAPEKPKPRTSWWGDHAASLRRPLHPGEGAWRASGLPQG from the coding sequence GTGAGCGAGGAGAGCCGTCCCCTGCTGAGGGTGGTCCGCGGAAACCCGAGCGACGCCGAGCTGGCGGCGCTGACGGCGGTCGTCGCCGCGGCGTCGGCCGCGAAGGCGCCGGAGAAGCCGAAGCCGCGTACGTCGTGGTGGGGCGATCACGCTGCTTCGCTGCGTCGGCCGCTTCACCCCGGTGAAGGTGCTTGGCGCGCTTCGGGTCTCCCTCAGGGCTGA
- a CDS encoding acyl-CoA carboxylase subunit beta has protein sequence MSSATEPLGTPPEDEPDIHTTAGKLADLYRRYDEAVHAGSARAVEKQHAKGKKTARERIELLLDENSFVELDELARHRSTNFGQEKNRPYGDGVVTGYGTVDGRPVCVFSQDVTVFGGSLGEVYGEKIVKVMDLAIKTGRPIIGINEGGGARIQEGVVSLGLYGEIFRRNVQASGVIPQISLIMGANAGGHVYSPALTDFVVMVDETSQMFITGPDVVKTVTGEDVTFEELGGGRTHNTKSGVAHYLGSDDEDAIAYVKELLSYLPQNNLSEAPVFESSDAPAGFFDDVTDADRELDTIIPDSPNTPYDMHEVINRVVDDGEFLEVHELFAPNIIVGFGRVGGQSVGVVANQPTQFAGCLDIDASEKAARFVRTCDAFNIPVLTFVDVPGFLPGTDQEWNGIIRRGAKLIYAYAEATVPLVTIITRKAYGGAYDVMGSKHLGADINLAWPTAQVAVMGAQGAANIVHRKTLAKAASEGRDVDQLRAELIQEYEDTLLNPYAAAERGYVDSVIVPAHTRGHVARALSLLRNKRESLPPKKHGNIPL, from the coding sequence ATGAGCAGTGCGACGGAGCCGCTCGGGACGCCGCCCGAGGATGAACCGGACATCCACACCACGGCCGGCAAGCTGGCCGACCTGTATCGCCGGTACGACGAGGCGGTGCACGCGGGCTCGGCCCGCGCGGTGGAGAAGCAGCACGCCAAGGGCAAGAAGACCGCGCGCGAGCGGATCGAGCTGCTGCTCGACGAGAACTCGTTCGTGGAGCTCGACGAGCTGGCCCGGCACCGCTCGACCAACTTCGGGCAGGAGAAGAACCGCCCGTACGGCGACGGCGTCGTCACCGGCTACGGCACCGTCGACGGCCGCCCGGTGTGCGTGTTCAGCCAGGACGTCACCGTCTTCGGCGGCAGCCTCGGCGAGGTCTACGGCGAGAAGATCGTCAAGGTGATGGACCTGGCGATCAAGACCGGCCGGCCGATCATCGGCATCAACGAGGGCGGCGGCGCGCGCATCCAGGAGGGCGTCGTCTCGCTCGGGCTGTACGGCGAGATCTTCCGCCGCAACGTGCAGGCCTCCGGCGTCATCCCGCAGATCTCGCTGATCATGGGCGCGAACGCGGGCGGGCACGTCTACTCCCCCGCGCTGACCGACTTCGTCGTGATGGTCGACGAGACCTCGCAAATGTTCATCACCGGCCCGGACGTCGTCAAGACGGTCACCGGCGAGGACGTCACCTTCGAGGAGCTCGGCGGCGGCCGCACCCACAACACGAAGTCCGGCGTCGCGCACTACCTCGGTTCCGACGACGAGGACGCCATCGCCTACGTCAAGGAACTGCTCTCCTACCTGCCGCAGAACAACCTGTCCGAGGCGCCCGTGTTCGAGTCGTCGGACGCCCCCGCCGGGTTCTTCGACGACGTCACGGACGCCGACCGCGAGCTCGACACGATCATCCCGGACTCGCCGAACACCCCGTACGACATGCACGAGGTCATCAACCGCGTGGTCGACGACGGCGAGTTCCTCGAGGTCCACGAGCTGTTCGCGCCGAACATCATCGTCGGGTTCGGCCGCGTCGGCGGCCAGAGCGTCGGCGTCGTCGCCAACCAGCCGACGCAGTTCGCCGGCTGCCTCGACATCGACGCGTCCGAGAAGGCCGCGCGGTTCGTCCGCACCTGCGACGCGTTCAACATCCCGGTGCTCACCTTCGTCGACGTCCCCGGCTTCCTCCCGGGCACCGACCAGGAGTGGAACGGCATCATCCGCCGCGGCGCGAAGCTCATCTACGCCTACGCGGAGGCGACGGTCCCGCTGGTCACGATCATCACGCGCAAGGCGTACGGCGGCGCGTACGACGTCATGGGCTCCAAGCACCTCGGCGCCGACATCAACCTGGCCTGGCCGACCGCGCAGGTCGCGGTGATGGGCGCCCAGGGCGCGGCGAACATCGTCCACCGCAAGACCCTGGCCAAGGCGGCTTCCGAAGGGCGCGACGTCGATCAGCTCCGCGCGGAGCTGATCCAGGAGTACGAGGACACGCTGCTGAACCCGTACGCGGCGGCCGAACGCGGTTACGTCGACTCGGTGATCGTGCCGGCGCACACCCGCGGGCACGTCGCGCGGGCACTGTCGCTGCTGCGGAACAAGCGGGAGTCGCTGCCGCCCAAGAAGCACGGGAACATCCCGCTGTGA
- a CDS encoding response regulator, giving the protein MTRVLIADDQALLRGSFRVLVDSAPGLDVVGEASDGVEAVALTRRERPDVVLMDVRMPEMDGIEATRRICADSDVRVLMLTTFDLDEYVYAALRAGASGFLLKDTRPADLLAAIEVVAAGDALLAPSVTRRLVAEFARLPSGPVPRLDGVTAREQEVLSLVARGLSNDEIAARLHLGIATVKTHIGRLLHKLAARDRAQLVIAAYESGLVRPSTPADVAYATRQVTDK; this is encoded by the coding sequence ATGACCCGCGTCCTGATCGCCGACGACCAGGCGCTGCTGCGCGGCAGTTTCCGGGTGCTGGTCGACAGCGCGCCGGGCCTCGATGTCGTCGGCGAGGCGTCCGACGGCGTCGAAGCGGTCGCCCTGACGCGGCGCGAGCGGCCGGACGTCGTGCTCATGGACGTCCGGATGCCGGAGATGGACGGCATCGAGGCGACCCGCCGGATCTGCGCGGATTCGGACGTGCGGGTGCTGATGCTGACGACGTTCGACCTGGACGAGTACGTCTACGCGGCGCTGCGCGCGGGTGCGAGCGGGTTCCTGCTGAAGGACACCCGTCCGGCCGACCTCCTGGCGGCGATCGAAGTCGTGGCGGCGGGCGACGCGCTGCTGGCACCGTCGGTGACCCGCCGCCTGGTGGCGGAGTTCGCCCGGCTGCCATCGGGCCCGGTGCCCCGCCTGGACGGCGTCACGGCCCGCGAGCAGGAGGTGCTGTCACTGGTCGCGCGCGGGTTGTCCAACGACGAAATCGCGGCGCGCCTGCACCTGGGCATCGCGACGGTGAAGACCCACATCGGCCGCCTGCTGCACAAGCTCGCGGCGCGGGACCGGGCCCAGCTGGTGATCGCGGCTTACGAGTCGGGCCTGGTCCGGCCGTCGACGCCCGCGGACGTTGCCTACGCCACACGCCAAGTGACCGACAAGTAG